The sequence below is a genomic window from Citricoccus muralis.
CACAACACTCCAACGATGGACATCAACAAGCTCATCGCGGATCCCACCTCGCGTAAGCAGGTGGACGCGCTGCGCACGAACGCCGAAGAATTCAACATCCGCTTGCACTCCCTGGGCGACCGTGAGCAGGGCATCGTGCACGTCGTAGGCCCACAGCTTGGTCTCACTCAGCCTGGCATGACGGTGGTCTGCGGTGACTCGCATACCTCGACCCATGGTGCCTTCGGTGCTTTGGCTTTCGGTATCGGCACCTCTGAGGTGGAGCATGTGATGGCCACCCAAACTTTGCCGTTGAAGCCGTTCAAGACCATGGCCATCAACGTGGAAGGGACGCTGAAGGAAGGCGTCACCTCCAAGGACATCATTCTGGCTGTCATTGCCAAGATCGGCACCGGTGGCGGTCAGGGCTATGTGCTCGAGTACCGCGGATCCGCTATTCGCTCCCTGTCCATGGAAGCTCGGATGACGATCTGCAACATGTCGATCGAGGCAGGTGCTCGCGCTGGCATGATCGCTCCTGACGAGATCACCTTTGACTACGTTCAGGGCCGTCCGCATGCCCCTGAGGGCCAGGACTGGGACGATGCTGTGAATTACTGGCGTACCTTGAAGACGGATGAGGGCGCCACCTTCGATCAGGAAGTCTTCCTGAACGCTGATGACCTCGAGCCGTTCGTGACCTGGGGGACTAACCCCGGCCAGGGTGTCTCCCTCTCGGCTAACGTGCCGGACCCGGCATCCTTCGAAGATCCGAATGAACGGGCCGCTGCCGAGCGCGCACTGCAGTACATGGATCTCACCGCAGGTACACCGATGAAAGAGATTCCTGTTGACACGGTGTTCTTGGGCTCGTGCACGAACTCTCGTATCGAGGATCTGCGACAGGCTGCAGCCATTCTCGAAGGACAGACGAAGGCCGAAAATGTCCGCATGATGGTTGTCCCGGGATCGCATCGCGTGCGCATGCAGGCTGAGGAAGAAGGTCTGGACAGGATTTTCAAAGAATTTGGTGCCGACTGGCGATTCGCTGGTTGCTCGATGTGCTTGGGTATGAACCCGGACCAGCTCGCGCCAGGGGAGCGGTGCGCATCAACATCGAACCGCAATTTCGAAGGGCGACAGGGCAAGGGCGGTCGCACTCACTTGGTGTCTCCCGTTGTTGCCGCCGCAACGGCGATCCGGGGAACGCTGTCATCACCGTCCGACCTCACATCGGATGCCGCAGTACTGCAGGACGCTTGAGGAGCTGAGAAAGAGTCATGGAAAAGATCAGCACACACACCGGTATCGGCGTTCCACTGAAGCAGTCCAACGTGGACACGGACCAGATCATCCCAGCTGTCTACTTGAAGCGGATCACCAAGACCGGATTCGATGATGCCCTGTTCGCAGGTTGGCGGAAGAACCCGGACTTCATCCTCAACCAGGAGCCCTATAGTCGAGGGTCGGTTCTGGTGGCAGGACCGGACTTCGGCACCGGATCTTCCCGTGAGCACGCGGTGTGGGCACTGCGTGACTACGGCTTCAAGGTCGTGATTGCCGCACGTTTCGCCGACATCTTCTACGGAAATGCGGGCAAGCAGGGACTGGTGGCCGCGCAGGTTGACCAGGGCGACATCGAGCTCATTTGGAAGGAGCTCGAAAACAATCCGGGCACCGAAATTACGGTGGACCTTGAGCACCGCCTGGTCGAGTGTGGATCCATCTCTACGACCTTCACTATCGACGATTACACGCGTTGGCGGCTCATGGAAGGCCTCGATGACATCAGCCTGACGCTGCGTGACGAAGAGCGAATTCGAGAATACGAAGCACGCCGTCCGGCGTTCAAACCCACGACACTCCCGGCACGCACGGCGGACTAATTCTCAGAACTTTGTCATCTTCTCGGCGTATGCTGTTCTCTACATGTGCGCGGTGAGGGGTCGTTTCGATCGCTCAGGACGCCAGGGAAGACTGCACCAGCCACGGAGGTTTCGAATCCTATGGGAGAACTGCTGACCATCAACGGCGGTAAGCCGCTCGAAGGACGTGTCAGCGTACGCGGCGCGAAGAACCTGGTGCCTAAGGCCATGGTTGCCGCACTTTTGGGGTCGGGAACGTCCGTGTTGCGCAACGTTCCAGAGATCAAGGACGTTGATGTCGTCACTGGGCTGTTGCAGCTTCACGGGGTCAAGGTCGAACGCGATTCCGAAGACGGATCAATGACGCTCGACCCTCGTGAAGCCAAGACGGCTGGATCATCTGAGATCGATGCTTTTGCTGGCGATTCTCGCATTCCGATCTTGTTCTGTGGCCCGTTGATGCATTCCGTGGGTGAAGCATTCATCCCTGACCTCGGCGGCTGCAAGATCGGTGACCGTCCGATTGATTACCACCTGACCGTCCTTCGCAACTTTGGCGCCGTCGTCGAAAAGCGTCCGGGCGGAATTCACATCTCTGCTCCTAAGGGACTCTACGGAGCCAAGCTCGAGTTGCCTTATCCTTCGGTCGGAGCGACCGAGCAGGTACTGCTGACCGCGGTGCGTGCCGAGGGCATTACGGAGCTTAAGGGCGCCGCCGTCGAACCAGAGATTCACGACCTGATCCACGTGCTCCAGAAGATGGGCGCGATCATTACGGTGCAGACAGACCGCACGATCCGTATCGAAGGCGTCAAGAAGCTCAGTGGTTACAACCACCTCGCCATTCCGGACCGCAACGAGTCCGCTTCCTGGGCATCAGCCGCTTTGGTCACCCAGGGCGATATTTTCGTCGAAGGTGCCATGCAGCGTGATCTGACGGCGTTCCTCAACGTGTACCGCAAGATTGGCGGTGAGTTCTCCGTCCACGACGATGGCATCCGTTTCTGGCATGGTGGCGACGCGCTGAACTCGCTGGTCTTGGAGACGGACGTCCATCCCGGGTTCATGACCGATTGGCAGCAGCCGCTGGTCGTAGCTCTCACCCAGGCACAGGGTGTCTCCATTGTGCACGAGACCGTGTATGAGAACCGGTTCGGCTTTACGGACGCGCTGGTGCGTATGGGCGCTTCCATCCAGTTGCACCGTGAGTGCTTGGGATCGGTGCCGTGCCGGTTCGGTCAGCGGAACTTCCTGCACTCAGCTGTGATTTCAGGACCGACGAAGTTGCATGGCGCCGACTTCGATATCCCGGATCTGCGTGGCGGATTCTCTCACCTTGTTGCGGCCTTGGCGGCCAAGGGGACCTCGCGTGCGACCGGCATCGAGATCATCAACCGTGGTTACGAAAAGTTCATGGAGAAGCTCGAAGGCCTCGGCGCCGACGTGTCGCTCTCTGATCAGCAGGCGTCACTACAGCTCATTTGATCCGTGCGGAGCCGGTGTGCCAAGTTTTTGCTCGGCCGGGTCTGCCCTACAGTTATAGCGTGACTGAGACATTTCTGCTGCGAGCCGGGTTCGCCGGCGCCGCCTCCATCGTTCTGCCGACACTGAACCTGTCGATGAACAAAGAATGGTCGGGCCGCGAGTACCTTCCCGACTCCGGGTTCATCCTGGTTGCCAACCACATTTCCGAGCTCGACCCACTCACGTTGGCTCACATGGTGTACCGGGCCGGCTACTTGCCTCACTTCCTCGCCAAGCGTGAACTCTTCGACGCGCCGGTGCTGGGAAAGATCCTTACTGGGATGCAGCAAGTGCCCGTCGACCGCGCCAAGGGCGGTGCGGAATCCCTCGAGGTCGCGGAGAAAGTGGTCTCGGATGGTGGGGTTGTCATCATCTACCCTGAAGGCACTATTACTCGTGATCCGCAGGGCTGGCCCATGGCGGCCCGTACCGGCGCAGCGCGTTTGGCCCTGAAGACCGGTGCTCCTGTGATCCCCGCGGGGCAGTGGGGTGTGCACGAGTTTTTACCGCGCAAGGCAAAGAAACCGTCCCCGTTCCCGCGGAAGACGTCACGTATTGCCATCGGTCCCGCTGTAGAGCTGGACGATCTGCGCAACGGTCCACTGACGCGCAAAGTCCTGGTGTCGGCCACCGAACGCATGATGCGCGCGATCACCGAACGTGTGGAGATTCTGCGCGAGGAAAAGGCGCCAGACGGGATCTGGGATCCTACGCTCAATAAACGTCGCCCGCATGGAGAAGCCCTCTGATGAGCTCACAACCAGCTCAGCCCAGCGCCGTTGGAGCGCGTGAACTGCCTGCGAACATCACCGTGTTGGGTTCCGGTTCTTGGGGAACCACCTTTGCCAAGGTGATTGCCGATGCAGCCGTCGAACGTGGTGACCACGATCTCGCCGTGATGCTCTGGGCGCGCCGCGACGACGTGGCGGCCGCCATCAATGAGCGACACGTCAATCCCGAGTACTTAGACGAGATCGACCTCCCCGAAAGTATTCGTGCCACCACAGATTTGAAAGCGGCGGTCGAAGGCGCGGAAGTGATCGTGCTGGCCGTTCCGGCTCAACATGTCCGCGAGCAACTGCATGCGCTGAAGGATGCCCTCGGCGAAGACACCGTCATCGTTTCCCTGGTGAAGGGACTCGAGCGTGGAACCGATGAGCGGATTTCTGAGATCTGTGCTTCGGAACTGGACCTAGATCCGGAGAACTTTGCCGTGGTTTCCGGTCCGAACCTGGCCATGGAGATTGCCCGTCGCGAACCGACGGCCACGGTGGTGGCATCTGCAAGTGAACAGACTGCCGCAAAGATCGCGAAGCTCACGAACTGCTCTTATTTCCGCCCCTACCGCAACACCGACGTCACCGGGGTAGAAATTGGCGGAGTGGTCAAGAACGTCATCGCCTTGGCTGTTGGACTCTGTGACGGCCGCGGATTCGGAGACAACTCGAAGGCGTCCATCATTACCCGCGGATTGGCCGAGACCACCAGGCTTGCTGCAGCTCTAGGGGCTCGACAAGAAACCATGGCGGGGCTCGCAGGGTTGGGCGACTTGGTCGCCACCTGTGCCTCGCCGCTGTCACGTAACCGCACCGCCGGTCGTTTTATGGGCGAAGGCTATCGAGCAGACGAACTGAGCTCGGTCATGCGTCAGACGGCCGAAGGCGTCAAATCTGTGTCGGCCGTCGTTGAACTTGCGCACCGCATGCGTGTAGAAATGCCCATCAGCGAGGCGATGAACGCCGTCGTCTCCGGTGCCTTGGACGTAGAATCCCTGGCCACCCTGCTCCTCGCCCGTGATCTGAAATCGGAGGCCTCCTCATGACCTCAGCCCCCACGACTCGTCGCCGCGTACTTGTTCTCTTTGGCGGCCGTTCCGCGGAGCATCCGGTGTCTTGTGTCACCGCAGTCGGCGTTCTCAACGCCCTTGACCGCAATGCATACGAAGCCATCCCTGTTGGGATCACGCGCAACGGAACCTGGTCGGCCGTCCGGGAAACTCCCGATACCTGGACCGTATCCCGACTGATTGGACAAACGGCCATCCCAGAAGCCGAGGCAGCCTCCGGTAGCCCGCTTGGTGCAGAGTTGCCTGAGGTGCAGGAACCGGAGCACCCGGTGGCGCTCCACCGCGCCTCAACAGGGATCCAACTCGTCGACACGGTCACCCACGAAGTGCTCAGCGAGGTCGATGTCGTCTTTCCGCTGTTGCACGGTCCTTTCGGCGAAGACGGCACCGTTCAGGGGCTCTTCGAAACACTCGGGATTCCCTACGTGGGCGCCGGAGTGTTGGCGAGCGCGGTCGGTATGGACAAGCACTACATGAAGTTGGCTTTCCAAGCGGCTGGTCTAACTGTGGGCGACTGGGTCACCATTACGAATCGCGATTGGTATCAGCGTCGAGACCAGAAACTGGACGAGATCCGAAACCTTGCCTTCCCGGTGTTCGTGAAACCGGCTCGTGGTGGTTCTTCCCTGGGCATCACCCGAGTCACCGACCCGGCCCTGCTCGAGGACGCCATCGAGGAAGCCCGCAGATTTGACCCCAAGGTCGTCGTCGAGGCAGGAATCCTTGGACGCGAAATCGAATGCGCGGTCCTGGACGGGCATGAAACGGACGATCCTCGTGCTTCGTACCCCGGGGAAATCGAAGTGCTCGACGAAACGTCGGGCCACCAGTTCTATGATTTTGCCGCCAAGTATCAAGATGATGCCGCAGCCGAACTCAGCTGTCCCGCCCGGATTCCCGAGGATGCCATCGACGAAGTGCGTCGCCTTGCGGTGCGCGGATTCCAGGCTGTTGATGCGTCCGGACTGTCGCGGGTGGACTTCTTCTACACTCCGGATGGCCAATGGGTGATCAACGAGATTAACACCATGCCCGGCTTCACCCCTATCAGCATGTACCCGGCGATGTGGGACCGCACCGGTCTGAGCTACCCTGAGCTGATTCACGAACTCATTGAGCTAGGCGTCGAGCGCGGGACCGGGTTGCGCTGATCGCACTGTAGTCGGCGTAGCCGACTATCCCGACCGATTCAGCCGTTGGTGCTTGGGATGGGTGCCTGCGTCGCATCGGGCTGGGCGGTGCATTCCCGCTCTGCCGGAATCCTCTCTACCGCCGACGCGAGATCAACCATCACCGACGACGAAGCGGCACGAGAGGCATCAAAGAGCACCTCAACGGCAGGGTCCCGACCGTAGCTGGTGAGACGCCAATTCTCGCCTTCCTCCATGGCGATCCAGTCAACACCATTCGCGTTGACGCAGTGCTCCGTGGTGGGCCCCGGAACGTCCACACCGCAACGCAAGACGACAGCCGCTGGATCACCCCATGCGCCCGTGGACTGCGCATCAGTGCGCGCCCGGTCGAAGCCGGCTACCGTTTCAGGAAGGGCAACCATTGCTTCTGCGCAGACAGGGTTGGTTGCATCTTCCGCGGTCTCGATTCCGGAAACCATGTTGCTGGCACACCCGGACAGACCCAAACCGACGATCGCAAACCCGGTTCCGAACACAGCCGTGGTGATGCGACGGCGACGTGGACGAGGGCCTGACAAGAGTGGGCGAAGCGCGAACGCGCCCGAGGAAGGTTGCATGACTCCAGCCTAACGATGTCTGGTTGCCGTCCGGTAAGAATGGCGATGAGAAGTCTTTCTCAGTAGGGTAGGACCGTTGTCCAAATCACTTGTCTATGAGACCGGAACCCCTGAGCTAATCGTGAATCCTCCAGCAGATCACCCGCGCACCGAGTCGCAGGAACCTCATGCCGTCGGTACTGGGGCACCGGTGATCTTGGAATGGCTCGTTCAAGCGGAGTCCGCACTGGCCAACAGCTCCGACCGACTCAACGCGATCAATATTTTCCCGGTGCCGGACGGTGACACCGGCACCAACCTCTACACGACCGTCGCGGCGGCCCGCTCCGGGCTGAATGTGGACGATCCCGCCGTCCGCACCGTGGGAGACGCACTAGCGCACGCCGGACGCGCCGCCCTGGACCAAGCGCGAGGTAACTCGGGCACGCTGATGGCGGTAGCGCTTACCGGGCTATCGGAGCCCATGCGAGAGTCGCCACGGCTCACCGCGCCGTTGCTCGCCCAGGGACTAGACCGTGCCCGCACGGCTGCATGGTCGGCACTGTCTGACCCACAGGAAGGCACGCTGCTATCGGTCCTGACTCGGTGCGCTGACGAGGCACGGGAGTTCCTGGATTCTCTGGATGACCAATCTTCCGATCACCTCAATTCTCGACGAGTCCTCGCCCAGTGTTGTGAGCACCTCGTTGTGACGGCCCGAACAGCCGTGGTGGCAACCGAGAATGAGCTGGCGGCGCTAACTCAAGCCAAAGTCGTTGACGCAGGTGCCATCGGTTTGCTGCTCGTACTCGACGCACTGCGTAGCGCCGTCACCGGCCGTCCCTGTGAAGAAGGCCTGCTCGAAGGACTGCACGGCACGGATATCCAGGCACCGCACCTGCATTCGCACCTACCCGATCATGAAGGCCATGAAGTGATGTGTTCCATGGTGCTGTCACCGTTGGACGCTGCGACCCTGCGCTTCGGGCTGGACGAAATCGGGGATTCGGTCATTATGTCTCCGATTTCCACGGACGCTGACACCGAAGGGCGGGTGCGTTGGCGGATCCACGCCCATGTTCCCAACGTGGAAACAGCCCTGGAACTCGTCCGGCGGGCCGGGCAACCGGAAAACCTCGACGTCACTGATCTTTCCGCGGGTGGGCACCCCCACGCGACCACCCACTCTCACCGGGACTCGTGAGCTCCCTCATCGCGGCCCAACCGGGCTCAGTACTTCACCAACCGCTCAGTGGCATTCTGGGCGGTCGCACAGCTACACGTTTGCAGGAACAGCTCAAGATCACCACCACCGGGGAATTGCTGGAGCACTTTCCTCGTCGCTGGGTGGAACTCGGTGAGCTGACACCCATTCATCAACTTCCCGTGGGGGAACAGGTCACGATCGTCGCTCGTGTCGTGTCCACTACCAAACGCCGCATGCAGTCGCGTCGGGGTTTCCTGGTCGATGTGGTCGTCTCGGATGACATCGATGGTCACTCCGGTGGCACGCTATCTATGGCGTTCTTCAACGGTTACGACGCTGATCGCCGCCTATCATCCGGCACCCGTGCCATGTTCCACGGCAAGACTGCCCTGTATCGGGGCGCATTGACTCTCAACAACCCCGATTTCACCGTGCTCGACGCTGCCGAAAACCCTAGCGATCAGGATCTATCTCCAATTCCGGTGTATCCGGCCACTGCGAAGCTAGCGTCGTGGACCATTCGCACCTGTGTGGATACCGTGCTGGACGCCATCAACTGGGACGCAGTTGAAGACCCAATACCCGACGATCTGCTTCGCGAGGCCTCGGACTCCTTGGAACCGTTGCCGGGACTGGACCAGGCCCTCCGCGACATACATCGCCCGCGTCAGGTATCGGATGCGTACCGGGCGAAAACCCGTTTTGCGCTCCACGAGGCGCTCATTTTGCAAGGTGTACTGTCTCAGCGACGCGAGCGCAATGCTACCCGGTCGGCCTCTACACCGTATCCGCGTCGCGAGGACGGAATGGCGGCGTTACTGGACGATCGGCTTCCTTTTACGCTCACGGAGGGACAGACGGCGGCTGGCACCGCCATCAGTAAGGGACTCGACTCGACTCAACCCATGTCGCGATTGCTCCAGGGAGAGGTTGGTTCGGGAAAAACGTTGGTTGCGTTGCGGGCGATGGCCCAAGTGGCGGACGGCGGCGGGCAGGCCGCACTCATCGCCCCGACGGAAGTGCTGGCCGCCCAGCATTATCGATCCATTGTCTCGACGCTGGATGTATTGGCCACTGCGGGGCAGCTCACCAGTTGGACGGGTCCGGCCACGGACGTCGTTCTACTCACCGGGTCGATGTCGACACAAGCCAGACACGAAGCGATGCTCAAGATTGCCTCGGGACAAGCTGGAATCGTCATTGGTACGCACGCGCTGCTCTCTGACCGCGTCAGCTTCGCCCAACTCGGGCTCGTCGTCATCGACGAACAGCACCGCTTCGGCGTCGACCAACGCGAGGCGTTGCGCCAATCCAATCCTGGCACTCACCTGTTGGTCATGTCCGCCACACCCATCCCGAGATCGGTCGCCATGACCGTCTTCGGCGATCTCGATGTCACCGTGTTGGACGCACTACCCTCCGGGAGAAAACCAGTGGCTACTCACGTGGCGCGGATGGAACACGGCCCGAGGATTATCGGCCGTGTTTGGGAGATCATCGCCGAGCAAATACAGGCCGGACACCAGGCGTTCGTCGTATGCCCCAAGATCACCCCAGGTCTGTCCGCTACGGATGCCAACACTGACTCCAGCGGCCTGAGGCTGAGTCTGACTGCACCGGAGCATGCGGCAGCCGTGGAAGACATGGTGGAACGGATTCCGCAGATCCCGGTCTTGCAGGGTACCCGTGTCGCAGCTTTGCACGGTCAATTAGACCAACCGACCCAAGACGAGGTCATGGGGCGGTTTGTGCGCGGCGAAATCGACATCTTGGTAGCAACAACCGTCATCGAAGTCGGAGTCGACGTTCCCAACGCTACGGTCATGGCGGTGCTGGATGCCGACGCCTTTGGACTGTCGACCCTGCATCAGCTGCGTGGTCGCGTGGGACGAGGGCAGGCCCCTGCCGTGTGTCTGCTAGCCACCCGGCTTCCCGACGGTCACACCGCTCTGGATCGTCTCGACGTACTGGCGGAAACGCAGGACGGCATGCGTATTGCAGAAGCAGATGTAATGGCCAGAGGTGAAGGGGACGTGTTGGGATCCAGCCAGCACGGATTTGGCTCCCGGTTGCTGGTGCTGAAAGTTCTGCGTCACGCCTCCCTCATCCAGCTATGCGCGGCCTGGATCACGAAGGCTCGTGAACACGACCCCCAGCTACAGGCCTACCCGGCGCTGGCAGGTGAGATCGCCGCGTGGGAGGCGGCGCACGAGGCGACCTCCGGATATCTTGAGAAGACCTGATCCATGTTCTGACGTATGGTGAAGTTCCACACTCCGTCACCCACGACCCAAGGAGATTCGCACCGTGTCTCGCATCGTTTCAGGCGTGGCGGGAGGCCTCCCACTCGTCTCGGTCCCCGGTACTGGAACTCGGCCAACGACGGACCGTACCAAAGAAGCCCTGTTCTCATGGTTGGAATCCCGAGGTTGGCTGGAGGGAACCGCGGTGCTCGATCTTTACGCTGGCTCGGCTGCGCTGGGTTGCGAAGCCGCCTCACGGGGTGCGGGCGAAGTGCTCAGCGTAGAAAGGCACGGTAAGGCCGCCGGGGTGTGCAAGCGCAATGCAGAGACACTGAACAGCAAGCTCGGACGCACCGCCGTGCGAGTACAGAACGCGTCTGTTGATACCGCGTTACAGCAGTTAACACCGGGCCAATGGGACCTAATCCTTGCCGACCCACCTTACGATCTCGACGGTGAACAGTTGAATCGCAGCCTGGAGTTGATGGATGCGGTGTTGGATGAACGTGGACTGCTGGTGTTGGAGCGATCCACACGGAGTGCTGAACCCCAGTGGCCCCAAAGGCTGGACGTGATCGAACAGCGTGACTATGGGGAGACCCGACTGTACTTCCTCCGTCCACGGGACGATGAACAGCCAGCCCGACGATGAAGAGGAGTGAGCCCGATGGAAAACACCAACAGTTCGATGCCGGTCACGGATTTGGCGATGGAGCAGGTGGTGACCGCGGGCGAGACCTACCAGATTGACCTGGTCACCCAAGGGCCCGCCACTGATGCCAGGGCGGGAGTGCTGGAGCTAGCCTTCTCCGACCGTGCAGGTAGCAGGATTGAGCTTCCGGACTGGCCCCATCATTCGTCGTTGTTTGGTGAGTATCTCTACCTGAGGGCTAAACAAGACCAGCCGCGGCGGATGACGTTGCTCGTCACCGCGCCGGCTGGGGCGACCCAGCTACGACTTGCTGGCCATGCCTGGTCAAATTACGAGGGGCTGCAACTATTGTCGCCACCGCGGTTCACCCCATGTGACGACGTTGCCCTCAAGGTCAATGAGCCGATCGGGGGAGAGGTCACCGCGGGCATTGCGCTCGCGGCCGTCCACGCGTGCCACCATGTTCCTTTTGATGTGGAGACCATGCAGGTGGAGATTCCGGTTCAGGGAAATCTGCGACCAGTGCAGCAGATGCTTTACCTACGATTCTTCGCCGAAGACGATGCTGCACTGAGCGTTTCTGCGGCGAGCACCGCAGATTCCACGGTGATCGAGATTCCGGTAGAGACCCACACAGGTAGCTGGACGGTGCACAGTGACGACATCATCGTGCCAGACAGCGCTGCTTATTTACGGCTATCAGGGCCTGTTCCGAGCCATGACACGAATCCGGTCACCATCACCCGCATGCCGGGGCTGCGCTGGAAACGCCCGGTGGAGGAATCGCCCGAGACCACCTGACTCAGCTCGATAGCGCTTTTTCCGCGTCGCGCCACTGCTGAGCCAGGTTGCGCTCATAGGTACGTGACAAGGTGTAGCTCTGTCCGAAGTACAAGCCGCCAGGCGTTAGCGTGATCTCTCCGATGACTAAACCCTGCACACTCCGGTACAAGTCGATGCGGCAGAACGGGGTCGGCACCGCGCTGGAGGCGGCCTCACCGACTCGAATAATTTCCGGTCCGATCTCGGACAGATCGAAGTCACCGATGTCCACTTTTCGTGGGTTGTAGCTGATCCGGTCTCCGCCGATCGGAGTCAGTTTCCGATCGAACCACTGCACCGTATGTGGCCGTGTGTTGCGATCTATCACCAGAATGAGCTCGACCCTCCCGCCGAAAGCGTAGACCTTGAAATCACGGGGAATGTCGTAGCCGTCAGCATCGACGACCTTCTCCTCGACTATCAAACGGTTGCCACTGAGATGCTTCTGGTTAAGCTCCGGACGGTCGAAAAACTCTTGCTGGCGCTCCCTGATCTCGTCCTCAGTGAGGACCTCATCATAGAACGCCTCGTGAAAACCCTCCGGGTGCTCCGAGAGGACCATGACTCCCTGCGCTGAATGTAGCTGTGTCGGTTTCAGCACGAACTCCAAGGGCAATCCGGAGAGATTGATCTCGGCAGGGGTCTCGAAATCTCGCAGAATATTCACCACAGGTAGGGAATGGGTCTGGCAGAACCGGGCACACTCTATCTTGTCGTGCAGGAACCATGGGACATCTGGTTCCTCACCGTCGATCCGTCGTTGAAGATACTGGTGCCAATACTCCATGCCGCCTCCTGTGCTGAACGTGGGGTGGTGTTTCTATCGAATGCGTGTGTTGAGGGCTTGGCGAGCTGCCGCGATTACGCTGGGTTGCTTGCAGAAGGCAAAGCGCATCCACGATTGCAGGGGAGCATCGCTGAGCCAAGGGCGGCACAATGCGGTCACGGGGATTCCAACAATCCCGACGGACTCGGCTAACCACCGTGCCGCTTCCGTGGCATCGTTGCGCCCCCACGGCTCCAGATCCACAACAGCAAAGTACCCGGATGCTGGAACCACAGGGTCAAGCCCCGCATCACGAAGCGCTGCCACAAGCTCATCGCGACGATGCCGAAAGCCGTCCCGCTGCTCCCGGAGGTAGTCATCACCCTCTCGCAGGGCGTGGGCAATTGCATGCTGGTACGCCGGACCGGACGAATACGTGAGGAACTGCTTGACGGCACGGATCGCAGCGACCACTTCAGGTGCACCCATCACCCAGCCGATTTTCCACCCGGTGAGTGAAAAGGCTTTGCCCGCCGATGACACCGTCACGACTTTCGAGCTAGCCACCTCAGTGCCGTCGGATGCTGTACTACCGCTGGCCATCGGCAGGTGGGCGCCGTCATAGACGAGATGCTCGTAGACCTCGTCCGAGAGCACCCAGAGGTCATGGCGGTGTGCGATTTCCAGGAGCGCATCCCGCAACTGAGCCGTCAGTATCGATCCAGTGGGATTGTGTGGCGTATTGATGATGATCATCGAGGTGCGCGGAGTGATGGCGGCCTCCAAAGCCGCCGGGCCGGGTAGGAATTCCGGCGCATTCATGGGCACAACTACCTGGGTTGCACCCCGTAACGCGATCATGGCTGCATACGAGTCGTAGAACGGCTCAAAGGTGATGACTTCGTCGCCGGGTTTCACCAGAGCCAAAAGAGCCGCGGCAATACCTTCGGTGGCCCCGGTAGTGATCAGTACCTGATCTTCGGGGGAGTAATACAACCCATAGTGGCGCTGTTGGTGCTCGCTGATCGCCCTGCGCAGCTCGATCAATCCGGTACCCAGTGCGTACTGGTTGGCGTTCGTGGCCCCGGGGGTCATCACTAGTTCGGCGGCGCGCTGGCGGATCCACTCGGGTCCATCAGTATCGGGGAACCCTTGTCCAAGGTTCACCGCATGGTGCCGAA
It includes:
- the leuC gene encoding 3-isopropylmalate dehydratase large subunit — encoded protein: MSDQQSEYGTTITTSDRPRTLAEKVWDDHVVVRGERNGDVQTPDLLYIDLHLIHEVTSPQAFEGLRLAGRQVRRRDLTIGTEDHNTPTMDINKLIADPTSRKQVDALRTNAEEFNIRLHSLGDREQGIVHVVGPQLGLTQPGMTVVCGDSHTSTHGAFGALAFGIGTSEVEHVMATQTLPLKPFKTMAINVEGTLKEGVTSKDIILAVIAKIGTGGGQGYVLEYRGSAIRSLSMEARMTICNMSIEAGARAGMIAPDEITFDYVQGRPHAPEGQDWDDAVNYWRTLKTDEGATFDQEVFLNADDLEPFVTWGTNPGQGVSLSANVPDPASFEDPNERAAAERALQYMDLTAGTPMKEIPVDTVFLGSCTNSRIEDLRQAAAILEGQTKAENVRMMVVPGSHRVRMQAEEEGLDRIFKEFGADWRFAGCSMCLGMNPDQLAPGERCASTSNRNFEGRQGKGGRTHLVSPVVAAATAIRGTLSSPSDLTSDAAVLQDA
- the leuD gene encoding 3-isopropylmalate dehydratase small subunit, whose amino-acid sequence is MEKISTHTGIGVPLKQSNVDTDQIIPAVYLKRITKTGFDDALFAGWRKNPDFILNQEPYSRGSVLVAGPDFGTGSSREHAVWALRDYGFKVVIAARFADIFYGNAGKQGLVAAQVDQGDIELIWKELENNPGTEITVDLEHRLVECGSISTTFTIDDYTRWRLMEGLDDISLTLRDEERIREYEARRPAFKPTTLPARTAD
- the murA gene encoding UDP-N-acetylglucosamine 1-carboxyvinyltransferase, producing the protein MGELLTINGGKPLEGRVSVRGAKNLVPKAMVAALLGSGTSVLRNVPEIKDVDVVTGLLQLHGVKVERDSEDGSMTLDPREAKTAGSSEIDAFAGDSRIPILFCGPLMHSVGEAFIPDLGGCKIGDRPIDYHLTVLRNFGAVVEKRPGGIHISAPKGLYGAKLELPYPSVGATEQVLLTAVRAEGITELKGAAVEPEIHDLIHVLQKMGAIITVQTDRTIRIEGVKKLSGYNHLAIPDRNESASWASAALVTQGDIFVEGAMQRDLTAFLNVYRKIGGEFSVHDDGIRFWHGGDALNSLVLETDVHPGFMTDWQQPLVVALTQAQGVSIVHETVYENRFGFTDALVRMGASIQLHRECLGSVPCRFGQRNFLHSAVISGPTKLHGADFDIPDLRGGFSHLVAALAAKGTSRATGIEIINRGYEKFMEKLEGLGADVSLSDQQASLQLI
- a CDS encoding lysophospholipid acyltransferase family protein; translated protein: MTETFLLRAGFAGAASIVLPTLNLSMNKEWSGREYLPDSGFILVANHISELDPLTLAHMVYRAGYLPHFLAKRELFDAPVLGKILTGMQQVPVDRAKGGAESLEVAEKVVSDGGVVIIYPEGTITRDPQGWPMAARTGAARLALKTGAPVIPAGQWGVHEFLPRKAKKPSPFPRKTSRIAIGPAVELDDLRNGPLTRKVLVSATERMMRAITERVEILREEKAPDGIWDPTLNKRRPHGEAL
- a CDS encoding NAD(P)H-dependent glycerol-3-phosphate dehydrogenase, which produces MSSQPAQPSAVGARELPANITVLGSGSWGTTFAKVIADAAVERGDHDLAVMLWARRDDVAAAINERHVNPEYLDEIDLPESIRATTDLKAAVEGAEVIVLAVPAQHVREQLHALKDALGEDTVIVSLVKGLERGTDERISEICASELDLDPENFAVVSGPNLAMEIARREPTATVVASASEQTAAKIAKLTNCSYFRPYRNTDVTGVEIGGVVKNVIALAVGLCDGRGFGDNSKASIITRGLAETTRLAAALGARQETMAGLAGLGDLVATCASPLSRNRTAGRFMGEGYRADELSSVMRQTAEGVKSVSAVVELAHRMRVEMPISEAMNAVVSGALDVESLATLLLARDLKSEASS